TCCATCACTTTTTACGATAACGCGCTAATTATAAGACAACTAAATAGTGATGGATGAATTTTCATCCGTCACTTTACCCTCACTTTTAGGCCCATCCCTCACTCTTTTTTAATATTCGGACACAGAAACACAGCCTTTACAACTGAAATCGTTATCTTTGTAACATCATTGAGACTATTTTTTAACCAGCATATTGCTTTTTAACAGACCCACCATGCAAATCAAAGTTTCAGCTCCTGCCCGTATCAATGCCGAGATTCAACTGCCGGCTTCAAAAAGTATCAGTAACCGTGCTTTAATAATTAATGCTTTGGCCAAAGGCGCTCATACGCCGGATAATCTTTCCGACTGTGACGACACGAAAGTGATGATTAAGGCACTGACATCTCTGGATGAAACGATTGACATTATGGCAGCGGGTACTGCTATGCGCTTTCTTACCGCTTATCTTTCGGTTACGGAAGGCACAAAGGTGATTACAGGTACTCAGCGAATGCAGCAACGCCCTATCGAAGTGCTGGTTAATGCGCTGAGAACTCTTGGAGCAGATATTGAATATGCCAGTAACGAGGGATATCCTCCGCTGCGTATCAGTGGAAAACCGCTGGAAGGCGGAGCGGTTTCTCTGAAAGGAAATGTGAGTTCACAGTATATCTCGGCTCTTCTGATGATTGCTCCTGTTCTGAAAAACGGACTAAAACTGACTCTTACCGGAGATATTATTTCCATACCATATATCAACCTTACGCTGCAGCTGATGAAGGATTTTGGTGCAAAGGCACAATGGACAGCCGATGATTGCATTGAGGTTCTCCCCCAGCCCTACACATCTGTACCGTTTACGGTGGAATCTGACTGGTCGGGTGCTTCTTATTGGTACCAGATGGCGGCTCTTGTTGCCGAAGCTAAGGTTGAGTTGCTGGGATTGTTCCCTAACAGTTACCAGGGAGACAGTAAGGTAGCTCAGTTATTCATTGCTTTGGGTGTGGAAACAACCTTTACTTCCCGTGGTGCATTGCTAACAAAGACAGGTACTTGCTGCGAAAGAATGGATTACGACTTTATTAATGAGCCCGATCTGGCGCAGACATTTGTGGTAACCTGTGCCATAAAAGGAATTCCTTTCCGCTTTTCGGGCTTGCAGAGCTTGAAGATTAAGGAGACCGACCGTATGGCTGCACTGATTGCCGAACTAGGAAAACTGGGATATGTACTGAGAGAGGAAGAAAACTCTGTGCTTTCATGGGATGGCGAGCGCCAGCCTATCTCAGCAAATCCAGCTATTAAGACCTACGAAGATCACCGAATGGCAATGGCTTTTGCGCCTGCCTGTCTGGGATTTCCTTCAGTCACCATCTGTGATCCTCAGGTGGTTTCCAAGTCTTACCCGTACTACTGGGATGATTTAACCAAGGCTGGTTTCTCTATTGAGAAGGAAGACTAATCGGATTCCTGTTTTTTGATCCGGATAAAGGTGAGGATGCTTTAACAACAAAAGCTTTCTCTTTCTGTCAGCACCCTTTTGTTTTTGCAATGGGTAGGCACTGTTCACATAGGAACGTCCGAAGAGTTGTTAGTCAACAAGTTTGTTATTACAATAGGCTTTGCCACTGTTACGTGATTGCAAGCCATACCTAAGGGATTTCCTCGCGGGAGTTAAGGGAAAACAAAAGGAGATGTTTTCAAAAAGACCTACAACTAATTCAAATAAACAGTAGACTAAAAACATGATAGGTGTACACTAAAATAATATTCAGTGTACACCTATTTATATTTTATTCTACACTATTCCAAAAAGAACAGGGCAGAAATGAGCTTAACTCCGGTTAGTTATGAACATAAGTCCCTATATCTTCTCCCTCAATAACCTTTTTAAGGTTACCAACAGTATCCATATCGAACACAACGATAGGCAGGTTGTTTTCCTTGCACATAGTTGTAGCAGTAAGGTCCATTATTTTAAGTCCGCGGGTATAGATTTCATCGTAAGTAATCTCCTTGAATTTTGTTGCAGTCTTGTCCTTTTCAGGGTCGGCTGTATAGATGCCATCCACACGCGTACCTTTAAGCATTACATCGGCTTCAATTTCAATTCCGCGCAAAGACGAACCGGTATCTGTAGTAAAGTAAGGATTTCCTGTTCCTGCCGAGAAGATTGCCACCTCTCCGGCTTCCAGTGTTTCAATCGCTTTCCATTTGTTGTAAAATTCACCAATTGGTTCCATTCTCACAGCAGTAAGCACTCTGCTCTTTACATGAACAGATCCGAGGGCAGAACTCAAAGCCAGACTGTTAATAACTGTTGCAAGCATACCCATCTGGTCACCTTTCACACGATCAAAACCTTTCGATGCTCCGCTCAGTCCACGGAATATATTTCCACCGCCAATAACGATCCCAATCTGAACGCCAAGTTCGTGAATTTCCTTGATTTGCTGAGCATATTCACCCAAACGCACTTCGTCAATTCCGTATTGCTTCTCCCCCATCAGGCTCTCGCCGCTCAGCTTCAGAAGAATTCTTTTATATTTAATCATATTTACAAATGTTTATTTTCGGCAAACTTACATAAAATTCTCCATTTACCAGATACTTGTCATCGAATAATTTATATCTTTGTGATAAACCTAACAACAGACTAAAGATGAGAATAAACTTTACTATTCTTCTATTCTTTTTAACATTACTCTCTTTGTCTCTTTCAGCGCAGACGGCAGAGCAGATTCTACCCAATATAACAAATGCTTTGGCACAACAGCATTGGGAAGAGGCTAGCAATTTGTTCCGATTGGCCGTTGACAAGGATCTTTATAAGTCTGAAAAATTTTTCCAGGAGGAGATCAGCGCCGACTGTCCGGCACGTACCGAAATGATCCATCAATTAGGCTTTTATTGTAAAGGTAGCCGAAACTATGAAAAGGCGTATGATTATTACAAAGAGCTGATAGAACTGAGACCTCACGAAGTAATTTATCTGATATCTTTTGCTGAGCTGCAGGTTATTTTAGGGAAAGAGAACGATGCGTTGAATACTTACGAGAAAATTCTTTTAATAGACAACAATAATCTTGCTGCCAATATATTTATTGGTAATTACTATTTCTTCCTTGCGGACAAAGAAAAACGTATACTGGACAATGATTTCAAGAAAACGGAGTCTCCTACACGAATGCAGTACGCAAAATACAGAAATGAACTGGCGCGACTTGTATCCAATGAGTATGACAAGGCAAAGACTTTCCTTGAAAAGGTGGTTCATCAGTTTCCTTCTGTAGAAGCTAAAAAGACGCTGGACAAGATTCAGGCTGTTGAAAATGAATCAAAGAAATAAGTTATAAAACGCAGTGCACTTCTTTAAACAGGTACCCTCTTTCTTCACCGGTTTCTGTGCATAAAATCAATCTTCCGTCGGGCTCAATCCGTACAATCCGGGCAGAGAACTGACCATTATTGTCTGCATAAAGATGAAAACCTTCTCTGCGGAACAATGAATCGTGATATCGTTTACTGATGGCTTCCGTCTCTCCTCTTTGCAACAATTCGTAGTAATAGGAAAGCAGATGAAGCATACTGGCAAGCACATCACCACAATCATGTGTTTCGCCCGTAATGTTTTTCAGTGAAACGGGGTTAGGTGCGTTACTTATAAACGCATCCTGATTGATATTAACACCAATTCCGGGAATACTTTCCGAGAGCATCCTCCCTGCCAGATCGTTTTCAATGAGCATGCCACTGATTTTTTTCTCATTCCAGTAGATGTCGTTAGGCCATTTAATACTGAATCCGTCAGCAAACTGGTCTAAGGATTCTTTTACTGCCAGACTGGATACCTGCGAGATAAGGAATTGCGAACGAGCCGGAACGAAATGTGGTTTCAGCAACACGGAGAAAAGAAGATTCTTCCCCTCTTCGCTCTCCCAGGAATTGCCTCTCTGCCCTTTGCCCGACGACTGAAATTCAGTGGTAATAACAGTAAACTCGGGCAGTTTTTCCCTTGAAAGCAATTCGCGAAGATGATTATTTGTAGAATCGGTCTCTTTTAATCGGATGATAGTAGGCTTCATGTTTCAAGGCAATGCATCATACTCCGCACGCAGTTTCCGTGTAAATTTCTTAATCACTTCTTCGTACGAATGATCTATTAGTTTCTTAATCAGGGCATCATCAACACTTCCGTCGAAAGACACCTGATTCCAATATTTCTTATTAAAGTGGTAAGCACCCTCAATGCCCGAATATCTTTCCCTTAGCTCAATGGCATATTCAGGGTCGCACTTCATTGAAATACGATCCGGCTTTTCCAGATCCATCAGAACAAACATTTTATTCATTACCCGAATAACCAAATTCACCTCGTCAAAAGGGAAATCTTCTGTAACCCCTTTCTTTTGCAAACAATATTCTCTGGCTGATTCTATATCCATAACATAATCTATTTAGATAAAACCTGTGATGCAAACTACCAAACGGGAGGATAAAAAGCTTCTTTAATATGCTCAACAGTAAAACTGCCCGCCTCTCCCACAATTGTGATAATATCAAAACGTACCGGCAGGTCTATCTGGAATAATCGCAGATAAGCATCCGCAGCCAATACCGTTCTTCTTATCTTTAGCGGAGTAACGGCATCCTGTGGCTCGGCAAAAAGATTGTTTCTTCTGGTTTTCACCTCCACTATTATCAGCTCGTCTTCCTTCTCGGCCACAATATCCAGCTCCTTGCGTCCCCGTCTCCAGTTACGGTGACGGACAGTGTAATCATGAGAGATAAGATACTTTACAGCCTCCTCCTCACCATTTTTTCCAAGAATATTGTGCTCTGCCATAGATTGTTTTTGCAAATTTACTGAATTTATTCTTTGATTTTACAGAAGTAAAAGTAATTTTGCAGTGGATATGGGAACAAATGACAGAAAAAGAATAAAAACGCCGGCAAACTTGCCAAAACGTCAGCAACACATCACCTGCTCACTGAGTGAAGAGGAGATGCAGATTGTGGAGCGCTATCTTTGCAAATATAAGATAGAGAATAAATCCCGCTGGCTGCGCGAGACTGTTCTTCAGTTTGTTTACAAGAATATGCAGGAAGATTACCCTACCCTCTTCGGCGAACACGATATGAGACGCTAATATGCTGGACGATACTTATTTCATGAAACAGGCTTTGGTAGAAGCCCAGAAAGCGTTCGACAGAGGTGAGATTCCTGTCGGAGCCGTTGTGGTTAGCAAAGAACGAATTATTGCCCGCAGTCACAATCTTACTGAAACGCTTAACGATGTAACCGCCCATGCTGAAATGCAAGCCATTACTGCTGCCGCCAATATCCTTGGAGGAAAGTATCTCAATGAATGCACCATTTATGTTACTGTAGAACCTTGCGTGATGTGCGCCGGAGCAATAGCCTGGGCACAGACAGGTAAATTAGTTTTCGGAGCTGAAGATGAAAAAAGAGGCTATCAGAAATATGCTCCTGAAGCGCTTCATCCTAAAACAGTTGTTGTTAAGGGAATACTAAAAGAGGAATGCGCTACTCTTATGAAATCATTCTTTCAGAAAAGACGCTAGTAACTTTTATAGAAAGCGAGTAGCTTTAATAGAGAGAAAAGGTTATTTATCTTCTTTTATCTCCTCGTACTCAACATATTCTCCATCCTCCTTATCAAAAATCTTTTTATGTTTAGGTTCCGGTTCTGCTTTGTGAGCAGGTTCTTCTCCACCAAAAGAAGAGCTATGGAAACCCGCTTTACGTCCAATGCCAAAGAGAAGGCGCAGAATTCCGCTGATTATTGATAAGCCAAAGACTATAACTAGAATAATTATGAAAATAAAAAAGCCAAATATAGCACCCATGAGTAATAAGTTTATTTATAATATAGATGGCAATACAACAAGCGTGCCAGAAATATTGTTTACTTCTTGTTTCTTGTAATAACAGAAAGAAGAATATACCAAACAATAATTGCAGCAAATCCGGCTATTCCTAAAAAGATAAGTAGCGGAATGCAAACCAAGAGAAATATAAAACTCACTTTATTGTCTTTCCAGGAAAGATTCTTGAATTTTAAAGAGAACATAGGTATCTCTGAAACCAGAAGGTAAGAGAATATAACCACAAGAATAAAAAGGTATATAGCATTAAAACTATCTGAAACTAAAAAAGAATGTGCTCCAACAACCAATGATCCCCAGAATAGCGCATTCGCTGGTACCGGAAGACCAATAAAAGAGGTGGTCTGACGTTCATCAACATTAAACTTTGCCAGTCTTAAAGCCGAGAAAACAGAGATGGTGAATGCTAGAAAAGGAATAGACTCTTCCACACCTGTCAGGAATGAAGGGTACTGAACCTCTTTAAATAAAGAGAATATCAATACTGAAGGAGCAACTCCAAAGCTTACATCATCAGCAAGTGAATCTAAATCTTTCCCAATTTTTGAATAAGCATGAAGAGTACGTGCCAGCATTCCGTCAAAGAAATCAAAAACCGCACTTAGAACAATAAAAAGCATCGCCAATTCGTACTTTGCTTCAAAAGCCATCACAGCAGCAATGCAGCCGGAGAATAGGTTTAAACAAGTAACAGAGTTTGGAATGTGACGAGTAATAGAGTTTGCCATCGCAATATATTATTTCAATTTAGCCAATACTGTCTGGTTTCCGGTAGTCAACTGTCCCATCTTGACAAAGATCTCAGTACCTAACGGAAGGTAAACATCCACCCGTGAACCAAACTTAATGAATCCCATATGCTCATCAATATAACATTCTTCCCCAGCTTCTGCATATGTTACAATACGTCTTGCCATTGCACCGGCAATCTGTCTTACCAATACTTCTACTCCTTCAGGTGTTTCAATTACAACCAAAGAACGTTCATTGTCAGTACTTGCTTTAGGCAACCAGGCTTTCATGAATTTCCCGTCCTGGTGTCCCACTTTCTTAACGGTACCATCTACCGGATACCAGTTGGCATGTACATTGACTACACTCATAAAGATAGAAACCATGATTCGTCTGTCGTGAAAGTATTCGTTTTCCTCAACTTCCTCAACAACAACAATCTTTCCATCAGCCGGAGCTACAACTATCTTTTCAGTCTCTTCGCCAAATATACGAATAGGACAACGGAAGAAGTTTACCATTAGTCCATATACAAATGTACTTACTAACGCTAAAAGATAAAACGGTAATTTACAGTCAAAACAGAAATATACTAAACTATTAATTGCAAGAAAGAAAAGCAATCCTGCCACCAATATGTGAGTTCCTTCTCTATGTAGTCTAATTTTCTTTAACTTTTTTAATCGGCCCATGAGTCCTTTTTAATGAATTATCTGGCAAAAATAATCTTATTTTGAAAAGCCACCAAGTAATTCTTCATAGAAATGAATAAATTTAATGTATTTCTTTAAAAAAGCACTAATGTTGATAACTTTTAGCTATTTCATTTTTTTGGGAATACAAAGCGAAGTATCTTTGAAAACTGATTTTAGAAGAGACTCGTTATTTTTAAAAACTATTAGTTATTATGCAAGATTTTGTTCATTTACATGTCCACTCACAATACTCAATCCTCGACGGACAGGCTGCTGT
This genomic interval from uncultured Bacteroides sp. contains the following:
- the pyrH gene encoding UMP kinase; the protein is MIKYKRILLKLSGESLMGEKQYGIDEVRLGEYAQQIKEIHELGVQIGIVIGGGNIFRGLSGASKGFDRVKGDQMGMLATVINSLALSSALGSVHVKSRVLTAVRMEPIGEFYNKWKAIETLEAGEVAIFSAGTGNPYFTTDTGSSLRGIEIEADVMLKGTRVDGIYTADPEKDKTATKFKEITYDEIYTRGLKIMDLTATTMCKENNLPIVVFDMDTVGNLKKVIEGEDIGTYVHN
- a CDS encoding MmcQ/YjbR family DNA-binding protein; the protein is MDIESAREYCLQKKGVTEDFPFDEVNLVIRVMNKMFVLMDLEKPDRISMKCDPEYAIELRERYSGIEGAYHFNKKYWNQVSFDGSVDDALIKKLIDHSYEEVIKKFTRKLRAEYDALP
- a CDS encoding biotin--[acetyl-CoA-carboxylase] ligase, producing MKPTIIRLKETDSTNNHLRELLSREKLPEFTVITTEFQSSGKGQRGNSWESEEGKNLLFSVLLKPHFVPARSQFLISQVSSLAVKESLDQFADGFSIKWPNDIYWNEKKISGMLIENDLAGRMLSESIPGIGVNINQDAFISNAPNPVSLKNITGETHDCGDVLASMLHLLSYYYELLQRGETEAISKRYHDSLFRREGFHLYADNNGQFSARIVRIEPDGRLILCTETGEERGYLFKEVHCVL
- a CDS encoding DUF4834 family protein; amino-acid sequence: MGAIFGFFIFIIILVIVFGLSIISGILRLLFGIGRKAGFHSSSFGGEEPAHKAEPEPKHKKIFDKEDGEYVEYEEIKEDK
- a CDS encoding YraN family protein codes for the protein MAEHNILGKNGEEEAVKYLISHDYTVRHRNWRRGRKELDIVAEKEDELIIVEVKTRRNNLFAEPQDAVTPLKIRRTVLAADAYLRLFQIDLPVRFDIITIVGEAGSFTVEHIKEAFYPPVW
- a CDS encoding nucleoside deaminase is translated as MLDDTYFMKQALVEAQKAFDRGEIPVGAVVVSKERIIARSHNLTETLNDVTAHAEMQAITAAANILGGKYLNECTIYVTVEPCVMCAGAIAWAQTGKLVFGAEDEKRGYQKYAPEALHPKTVVVKGILKEECATLMKSFFQKRR
- a CDS encoding phosphatidylserine decarboxylase family protein, with the translated sequence MGRLKKLKKIRLHREGTHILVAGLLFFLAINSLVYFCFDCKLPFYLLALVSTFVYGLMVNFFRCPIRIFGEETEKIVVAPADGKIVVVEEVEENEYFHDRRIMVSIFMSVVNVHANWYPVDGTVKKVGHQDGKFMKAWLPKASTDNERSLVVIETPEGVEVLVRQIAGAMARRIVTYAEAGEECYIDEHMGFIKFGSRVDVYLPLGTEIFVKMGQLTTGNQTVLAKLK
- the pssA gene encoding CDP-diacylglycerol--serine O-phosphatidyltransferase, translated to MANSITRHIPNSVTCLNLFSGCIAAVMAFEAKYELAMLFIVLSAVFDFFDGMLARTLHAYSKIGKDLDSLADDVSFGVAPSVLIFSLFKEVQYPSFLTGVEESIPFLAFTISVFSALRLAKFNVDERQTTSFIGLPVPANALFWGSLVVGAHSFLVSDSFNAIYLFILVVIFSYLLVSEIPMFSLKFKNLSWKDNKVSFIFLLVCIPLLIFLGIAGFAAIIVWYILLSVITRNKK
- a CDS encoding 3-phosphoshikimate 1-carboxyvinyltransferase, producing the protein MQIKVSAPARINAEIQLPASKSISNRALIINALAKGAHTPDNLSDCDDTKVMIKALTSLDETIDIMAAGTAMRFLTAYLSVTEGTKVITGTQRMQQRPIEVLVNALRTLGADIEYASNEGYPPLRISGKPLEGGAVSLKGNVSSQYISALLMIAPVLKNGLKLTLTGDIISIPYINLTLQLMKDFGAKAQWTADDCIEVLPQPYTSVPFTVESDWSGASYWYQMAALVAEAKVELLGLFPNSYQGDSKVAQLFIALGVETTFTSRGALLTKTGTCCERMDYDFINEPDLAQTFVVTCAIKGIPFRFSGLQSLKIKETDRMAALIAELGKLGYVLREEENSVLSWDGERQPISANPAIKTYEDHRMAMAFAPACLGFPSVTICDPQVVSKSYPYYWDDLTKAGFSIEKED